A genomic segment from Nocardiopsis sp. Huas11 encodes:
- the galE gene encoding UDP-glucose 4-epimerase GalE, whose product MNVLLTGGAGYIGSHTAVELLEAGHDVVVVDTLVNSNAESLRRVERITGRTAAFHPADCTDADALRRVFAEHDVDAVIHMAGLKAVGESARQPLRYYRNNLDAVLSLAEVMDEFGVRDLVLSSSATVYGDPERVPITEDAPLSSTNPYGYTKLYSEQILRDLAAADERWRITALRYFNPIGAHASGLIGEDPQGVPNNLFPYIAQVASGRRERLLVFGDDYDTSDGTGVRDYLHVVDLARGHLAAVTHLADATGFRAYNLGTGKGVSVLEGVRAFERASGRPIPYEVVERRPGDIAVCYADPAAAARDLDWKAVRGVDEACADAWRWQSANPDGFARGA is encoded by the coding sequence ATGAACGTACTGCTCACCGGTGGCGCCGGATACATCGGCTCCCACACCGCCGTGGAACTCCTCGAGGCCGGACACGACGTCGTGGTCGTGGACACCCTGGTCAACAGCAACGCCGAGTCCCTGCGCCGTGTGGAACGCATCACCGGGCGCACGGCGGCCTTCCACCCGGCCGACTGCACGGACGCGGACGCGCTGCGCCGCGTGTTCGCCGAGCACGACGTCGACGCGGTCATCCACATGGCCGGGCTCAAGGCCGTGGGGGAGTCCGCGCGGCAGCCGCTGCGCTACTACCGCAACAACCTGGACGCCGTGCTCTCGCTCGCCGAGGTCATGGACGAGTTCGGCGTGCGCGACCTGGTGCTGAGCTCCTCGGCCACCGTGTACGGAGATCCGGAGCGGGTCCCCATCACCGAGGACGCCCCCCTCAGCTCGACCAACCCCTACGGCTACACCAAGCTCTACTCCGAGCAGATCCTGCGGGACCTGGCCGCGGCCGACGAGCGGTGGCGGATCACCGCCCTGCGGTACTTCAACCCCATCGGCGCCCACGCCAGCGGCCTGATCGGCGAGGACCCCCAGGGCGTCCCCAACAACCTCTTCCCCTACATCGCCCAGGTCGCCTCCGGCCGGCGCGAGCGGCTCCTGGTGTTCGGCGACGACTACGACACCTCCGACGGCACCGGGGTGCGCGACTACCTGCACGTGGTGGACCTGGCGCGCGGGCACCTCGCGGCCGTCACCCACCTGGCCGACGCCACCGGGTTCCGCGCCTACAACCTGGGGACGGGCAAGGGCGTCTCGGTGCTGGAGGGCGTGCGCGCCTTCGAGCGCGCGAGCGGCCGCCCCATCCCGTACGAAGTGGTGGAGCGCCGCCCCGGGGACATCGCCGTGTGCTACGCCGACCCCGCCGCCGCTGCCCGCGACCTGGACTGGAAGGCCGTGCGCGGCGTGGACGAGGCCTGCGCCGACGCCTGGCGCTGGCAGTCGGCCAACCCGGACGGCTTCGCTCGGGGCGCTTAG
- a CDS encoding endonuclease/exonuclease/phosphatase family protein — MSPSRTPSRRVLASATAVTALTLTASLCAALPAAAEATGPVIGEVYGGGGNSGADLRNDFVELGNPTDAAVGLDGWSVQYLPARPGDSTRVQVTPLGGEIGPGDSYLVGQGPGAGGTVDLPAPDATGGTAMAAGSGVVLLVEGTEPVSCRTAAACVEEEGVADLVGYGSAVVFEGAPAPGASNTTSVARDADLTDTDDNGADFTAGAPTPTNTAGETVGDGGGTDPDDPVEPGDLRVHDVQGTTRTSPLEGETVSGLPGVVTAVNAFGSARGFWFQDTGGDGDPRTSEALFVFTGSTTPDVSVGDEVLTAGRVSEYRPSTGSQSVTQLDQARWTVLSEGNDVPESVDLDGDTVPDAYAPDHGGDTTGLELEPDTYALDFWEAHEHMLVRVEDAPVIGATDAYDALWVTAKPDENRTANGGAHYGSYDEPNTGRVKVESLLDLEQHPFPQADVGDTLTGVTEGPVYYSRFGGYLVRATTMGELAAGGLERVPARDAERYEVSVATYNVENLDGEDDQAKFDALAEGVVDYLGAPDIIGLEEIQDSNGPVSDGTVDPDVTMDRLVAAIEAQGGPSYEWRQISPQDGQDGGQPGGNIRNVFLFNPKHVRFVDVEGGDATTAVEVTEGPRGAELSVSPGRIEPQDEAWDNSRKPLVGHFRAKGRDVYVVTNHFNSKGGDPSLHGVVQPPNRTSEVRRNAQARLVRQFAEDLLAVDPQANLIVMGDLNDFPFSPTLDILTADGLLANPMDGLPEEERYNYVFDGNSQALDHILVNGALAHRMDYDVVRLNSEFHDQVSDHDPQVLWFDTRQGPPHRP; from the coding sequence GTGTCCCCCAGCAGAACCCCCTCCAGACGTGTGCTCGCGTCCGCCACGGCGGTGACGGCGCTCACCCTGACCGCCTCGCTCTGCGCGGCCCTGCCGGCCGCGGCCGAGGCCACCGGCCCCGTCATCGGCGAGGTCTACGGCGGCGGCGGCAACAGCGGCGCCGACCTGCGCAACGACTTCGTCGAACTCGGCAACCCCACCGACGCCGCCGTCGGCCTCGACGGCTGGAGCGTGCAGTACCTGCCCGCCCGACCCGGCGACTCCACCCGGGTCCAGGTCACCCCGCTGGGCGGCGAGATCGGGCCGGGCGACTCCTACCTGGTGGGCCAGGGCCCGGGAGCCGGCGGCACCGTCGACCTGCCCGCCCCCGACGCCACCGGCGGCACCGCCATGGCCGCGGGCTCGGGCGTGGTCCTGCTGGTGGAGGGCACCGAGCCGGTCTCCTGCCGGACCGCCGCCGCGTGCGTCGAGGAGGAGGGCGTCGCCGACCTCGTCGGCTACGGCTCGGCCGTCGTCTTCGAGGGCGCTCCCGCCCCGGGCGCGAGCAACACGACCTCGGTCGCCCGCGACGCCGACCTCACCGACACCGACGACAACGGCGCCGACTTCACCGCCGGAGCCCCCACCCCCACCAACACGGCCGGGGAGACCGTCGGCGACGGCGGCGGCACCGACCCCGACGACCCGGTCGAACCCGGTGACCTGCGCGTCCACGACGTCCAGGGCACCACCCGCACCTCGCCCCTGGAGGGCGAGACGGTCAGCGGACTGCCCGGCGTCGTCACCGCGGTGAACGCCTTCGGCAGCGCGCGCGGCTTCTGGTTCCAGGACACCGGGGGCGACGGCGACCCGCGCACCAGCGAGGCGCTCTTCGTCTTCACCGGCTCCACGACCCCCGACGTGTCCGTCGGCGACGAGGTCCTCACCGCCGGACGGGTGAGCGAGTACCGCCCCTCCACCGGGAGCCAGAGCGTCACGCAGCTGGACCAGGCCCGCTGGACGGTGCTGTCCGAGGGCAACGACGTGCCCGAGTCCGTCGACCTGGACGGGGACACCGTCCCCGACGCCTACGCCCCCGACCACGGCGGTGACACCACCGGTCTGGAACTGGAGCCGGACACCTACGCCCTGGACTTCTGGGAGGCCCACGAGCACATGCTCGTGCGCGTGGAGGACGCCCCCGTGATCGGCGCGACCGACGCCTACGACGCGCTGTGGGTGACCGCCAAGCCCGACGAGAACCGCACGGCCAACGGCGGCGCGCACTACGGCTCCTACGACGAGCCCAACACCGGGCGGGTCAAGGTCGAGTCCCTGCTCGACCTGGAGCAGCACCCCTTCCCCCAGGCCGACGTCGGCGACACCCTGACCGGCGTCACCGAGGGCCCGGTCTACTACAGCCGGTTCGGCGGCTACCTCGTGCGCGCCACCACCATGGGCGAACTCGCCGCCGGCGGCCTGGAGCGAGTCCCCGCCCGCGACGCCGAGCGGTACGAGGTCTCCGTGGCCACCTACAACGTCGAGAACCTCGACGGCGAGGACGACCAGGCCAAGTTCGACGCCCTCGCCGAGGGCGTCGTCGACTACCTGGGAGCGCCCGACATCATCGGCCTGGAGGAGATCCAGGACAGCAACGGACCCGTCAGCGACGGCACCGTGGACCCCGACGTCACGATGGACCGCCTCGTGGCCGCGATCGAGGCCCAGGGCGGCCCCTCCTACGAGTGGCGGCAGATCAGTCCGCAGGACGGGCAGGACGGCGGCCAGCCCGGCGGTAACATCCGCAACGTCTTCCTCTTCAACCCCAAGCACGTGCGGTTCGTCGACGTGGAGGGCGGTGACGCCACCACCGCGGTGGAGGTCACCGAGGGCCCCCGGGGCGCCGAGCTCAGCGTCTCGCCCGGCCGGATCGAGCCCCAGGACGAGGCCTGGGACAACAGCCGCAAGCCGCTGGTGGGCCACTTCCGCGCCAAGGGCCGCGACGTGTACGTCGTGACCAACCACTTCAACTCCAAGGGCGGCGACCCGTCGCTGCACGGTGTCGTGCAGCCGCCGAACCGCACAAGCGAGGTGCGGCGCAACGCCCAGGCACGGCTCGTCCGCCAGTTCGCCGAGGACCTGCTCGCGGTCGACCCGCAGGCGAACCTCATCGTCATGGGCGACCTGAACGACTTCCCGTTCTCGCCCACCCTGGACATCCTCACCGCCGACGGCCTGCTGGCCAACCCGATGGACGGGCTGCCGGAGGAGGAGCGCTACAACTACGTGTTCGACGGCAACTCCCAGGCGCTCGACCACATCCTGGTCAACGGCGCCCTGGCCCACCGGATGGACTACGACGTCGTGCGCCTCAACTCCGAGTTCCACGACCAGGTCAGCGACCACGACCCGCAGGTGCTGTGGTTCGACACCCGTCAGGGCCCGCCCCACCGCCCCTGA
- a CDS encoding DMT family transporter: MTASRHIPASSGPRRSGVLFALGSVCTVQSGQALGKYLMAATGPAGVVVLRLGFAALFLLTVRPRPPRDRASVLLVLGWGTAIAGMNTIYLALQYLPLGVAATLQFASGPLVLSLLGARRRGHVAWALLAGCGVLLFHSPGADPLPLLGVLLAVASGVSMGLYLALSSRAGARDTDGSPLAWAVLWAAVLWAPAALLAGRPLWDPGLLLPGLVLALVSTVLPYRLDLAALRRLPPRTMGVLVSLEPVVGALAGLVLLGERLALPQWLAVVCVAGACAGAVATAPRRKESLKDHTKA; this comes from the coding sequence ATGACGGCTTCCCGACACATCCCCGCGTCGAGCGGTCCGCGCCGCTCCGGGGTCCTGTTCGCCCTCGGCAGCGTGTGCACCGTCCAGTCCGGGCAGGCGCTGGGCAAGTACCTGATGGCCGCGACCGGGCCCGCGGGCGTGGTCGTCCTGCGCCTCGGCTTCGCCGCGCTGTTCCTGCTGACCGTGCGGCCCCGGCCGCCCCGGGACCGGGCCTCGGTCCTCCTCGTGCTGGGCTGGGGCACCGCGATCGCCGGGATGAACACCATCTACCTCGCGTTGCAGTACCTCCCGCTGGGGGTCGCGGCGACCCTCCAGTTCGCCTCCGGCCCCCTCGTGCTGTCCCTGCTCGGCGCCCGTCGGCGCGGCCACGTGGCGTGGGCGCTCCTCGCGGGGTGCGGCGTCCTGCTCTTCCACTCGCCGGGCGCGGATCCGCTGCCCCTGCTCGGGGTGCTCCTGGCGGTGGCCTCCGGTGTGTCCATGGGCCTCTACCTGGCGCTGAGCAGCCGGGCGGGCGCGCGCGACACGGACGGCTCCCCGCTGGCGTGGGCGGTCCTGTGGGCCGCCGTGCTCTGGGCGCCCGCCGCGCTCCTGGCGGGCCGGCCGCTGTGGGATCCGGGGCTGTTGCTCCCGGGCCTGGTCCTGGCCCTGGTCTCGACCGTGCTGCCCTACCGGCTCGACCTCGCCGCGCTGCGGCGCCTCCCGCCCCGCACGATGGGCGTCCTGGTCAGCCTCGAACCCGTGGTGGGGGCCCTGGCCGGTCTGGTGCTGCTCGGCGAACGGCTCGCGCTCCCGCAGTGGCTCGCGGTGGTGTGCGTGGCGGGGGCCTGCGCCGGGGCCGTGGCCACCGCGCCCCGCCGCAAGGAGTCCTTGAAGGATCACACCAAGGCGTAG
- a CDS encoding LysR family transcriptional regulator: MIDARLQTLRVLHEQGTVTATAHVLHLTPSTVSQQLQHLAREVGVPLLEAEGRRVRLTAAAHTLLGHADTLFAQWERARADLAAHVDGTAGRVRIRAVSSAVAELVAPAVARLRAVDPDVDVHVSEEESDDCFPLLLSGRADLAVLIPTADSPPPTDERFDQRPLLDEPQDLLVPEGHPLAARAGADLAEAAHEDWIASPARADQYRLLLTSCTAAGFTPHVAHEAREWFAISALVAHGFGVCLIPRLAPVPPEHPVRRVRLRGPSRPSRRLVTAVRRGSRTHPSLARVLDTLHTVVRERVDD; this comes from the coding sequence ATGATCGACGCGCGACTCCAGACCCTCCGGGTGCTGCACGAGCAGGGCACGGTCACCGCCACCGCGCACGTGCTGCACCTGACCCCCTCGACCGTCTCCCAGCAGCTCCAGCACCTGGCCCGGGAGGTGGGCGTTCCCCTGCTGGAGGCGGAGGGGCGCCGGGTCCGGCTCACCGCGGCCGCGCACACGCTGCTCGGGCACGCCGACACGCTCTTCGCCCAGTGGGAGCGGGCACGCGCGGACCTGGCGGCGCACGTGGACGGCACGGCGGGCCGGGTACGGATCCGCGCGGTCTCCAGCGCGGTGGCCGAACTCGTCGCCCCCGCGGTCGCACGCCTGCGTGCGGTCGACCCGGACGTGGACGTGCACGTCAGCGAGGAGGAGAGCGATGACTGCTTCCCCCTGCTGCTCAGCGGGCGCGCCGACCTCGCGGTGCTGATCCCGACCGCGGACAGCCCGCCTCCCACCGACGAACGCTTCGACCAGCGGCCGCTGCTGGACGAACCCCAGGACCTGCTCGTGCCGGAGGGCCATCCGCTGGCCGCGCGGGCCGGCGCGGACCTCGCCGAGGCCGCGCACGAGGACTGGATCGCCTCGCCCGCGCGCGCCGACCAGTACCGGCTCCTCCTCACCTCCTGCACCGCGGCCGGGTTCACGCCGCACGTCGCGCACGAGGCCAGGGAGTGGTTCGCGATCTCGGCGCTGGTCGCGCACGGCTTCGGTGTGTGCCTGATCCCGCGGCTGGCCCCGGTACCGCCCGAGCACCCGGTGCGGCGGGTGCGCCTGAGGGGGCCGTCCCGGCCCTCGCGCCGGCTGGTCACGGCCGTACGGCGCGGCAGCCGGACGCATCCGTCCCTCGCCCGGGTCCTGGACACGCTGCACACGGTGGTGCGGGAACGCGTGGACGACTAG
- a CDS encoding translation factor GTPase family protein, which translates to MTSTLNIGVLAHVDAGKTSLTERLLFEAGAIHRLGSVDAGDTTTDTGDIERERGITIRTAVAGFRVGRTRVNLIDTPGHTDFVAEVERALAVLDGAVLVVSAVEGVQAHTRVLMRVLRESGLPVLLFVNKTDRAGARPERVTAEIRRRLTDRAMDTVRDAGTPHARTEPGRWRDPAFAGRVAEALAEHDDALLAALVEDRPPPGPGALTAALRHQVGCGLVYPVLCGSAVTGDGVGALSRALTALLPVTTASPDEGGGQEPRGTVFAIERAPSGEKTGYLRLRAGCLAPRAHVEFERADPADGGPHRGRIIGLEVVGAEDERSRPLVAGEIGRIRGLPGLRVGDRMGPPAAVAGFARPALEAVVRPRDGGDATRLHAALTALADQDPLIRLRTVPEEGLSVLLYGEVQKEVIAATLADDFGVRAVFERSRTTHTERPAGTGSAVEEISPRRPVGAWATVGLRVDPAGEGTGVVFRRVVEYGALIGAFDRAIEETVRETLRQGLYGWPVTDCAVTLIRSGFLPPTTPADFRELTPLVLMRALDRAGTRVFEPVHGFELEVPADVLGPVTARLNGLGARVRETVETVEGWRLTGEVAARSVDDFRAELPGLSRGEGVWWTSPARECPVRGPVPRRARTDGNPLDYEEYLVHRANARRRG; encoded by the coding sequence ATGACCTCCACTCTGAACATCGGCGTGCTCGCCCACGTCGACGCGGGTAAGACCAGCCTCACCGAGCGCCTGCTCTTCGAGGCCGGAGCCATCCACCGGCTGGGCAGCGTCGACGCCGGTGACACGACCACCGACACCGGCGACATCGAACGCGAGCGCGGCATCACCATCCGCACCGCCGTGGCCGGGTTCCGGGTCGGCCGGACCCGGGTCAACCTCATCGACACCCCCGGCCACACCGACTTCGTCGCCGAGGTGGAGCGCGCCCTGGCGGTGCTCGACGGCGCGGTGCTGGTGGTCTCCGCCGTCGAAGGGGTCCAGGCCCACACCCGGGTGCTCATGCGCGTGCTGCGCGAGTCCGGGCTGCCGGTGCTGCTGTTCGTCAACAAGACCGACCGCGCCGGCGCCCGGCCGGAGCGGGTGACCGCCGAGATCAGGCGGCGGCTCACCGACCGCGCCATGGACACCGTGCGGGACGCGGGCACACCGCACGCGCGCACCGAGCCGGGGCGGTGGCGGGACCCGGCGTTCGCCGGCCGCGTCGCCGAGGCCCTCGCCGAGCACGACGACGCGCTGTTGGCCGCCCTGGTCGAGGACCGCCCGCCACCCGGGCCGGGCGCGCTCACGGCGGCGCTGCGGCACCAGGTCGGCTGCGGACTCGTGTACCCGGTCCTGTGCGGCTCGGCGGTCACGGGCGACGGGGTCGGCGCGCTGTCGCGGGCGCTCACCGCCCTGTTGCCGGTGACCACGGCGTCGCCCGACGAGGGCGGCGGGCAGGAGCCCCGGGGCACGGTGTTCGCGATCGAGCGCGCCCCCTCCGGGGAGAAGACGGGGTACCTGCGGCTGCGTGCCGGGTGCCTGGCGCCCCGCGCGCACGTCGAGTTCGAGCGCGCCGACCCGGCCGACGGCGGGCCGCACCGGGGACGGATCATCGGGCTGGAGGTCGTCGGGGCGGAGGACGAGCGGTCCCGGCCCCTGGTCGCCGGGGAGATCGGCCGGATCCGGGGACTGCCCGGGCTGCGGGTCGGGGACCGGATGGGCCCGCCCGCCGCGGTGGCGGGCTTCGCGCGGCCCGCGCTGGAGGCGGTCGTGCGCCCGCGGGACGGCGGCGACGCGACGCGCCTGCACGCCGCGCTGACGGCGCTCGCCGACCAGGACCCGCTGATCCGCCTGCGCACCGTCCCGGAGGAGGGCCTGTCGGTCCTGCTCTACGGGGAGGTCCAGAAGGAGGTCATCGCCGCCACGCTGGCCGACGACTTCGGCGTGCGGGCCGTGTTCGAGCGCAGCAGGACCACGCACACCGAGCGCCCGGCGGGCACCGGGTCGGCGGTCGAGGAGATCTCGCCGCGGCGTCCCGTCGGCGCGTGGGCCACGGTCGGCCTGCGCGTCGACCCGGCCGGGGAGGGCACGGGGGTCGTGTTCCGCCGCGTGGTGGAGTACGGCGCGCTGATCGGGGCCTTCGACCGGGCCATCGAGGAGACCGTCCGCGAAACCCTGCGCCAGGGCCTGTACGGGTGGCCGGTGACCGACTGCGCGGTGACGCTGATCCGCAGCGGCTTCCTTCCCCCGACCACGCCCGCCGACTTCCGCGAGCTGACCCCGCTCGTGCTGATGCGGGCGCTGGACCGGGCGGGCACGCGTGTGTTCGAGCCGGTCCACGGCTTCGAGCTGGAGGTCCCGGCGGACGTGCTGGGCCCCGTGACGGCCCGGCTGAACGGACTGGGAGCGCGCGTGCGCGAGACCGTCGAGACCGTCGAGGGGTGGAGGCTGACGGGCGAGGTCGCGGCGCGGTCGGTGGACGACTTCCGGGCCGAGCTGCCCGGCCTGTCACGGGGTGAGGGCGTGTGGTGGACGTCTCCGGCGAGGGAGTGCCCGGTGAGGGGGCCGGTGCCCCGCAGGGCCCGCACCGACGGCAACCCGCTGGACTACGAGGAGTACCTGGTGCACCGCGCCAACGCCCGGCGGCGGGGCTGA
- a CDS encoding polynucleotide kinase-phosphatase codes for MSDDERAAATAPRVLGVPEMGLVVLIGVSGSGKSTFAARHFRPTQVIGSDYCRGLVSDDENDQSASADAFALLHTIVDIRLRRGLLTVVDATNVQSKARAQLVRVAKDNDVLCTAIVLDVPEALAVQRNRERPDRDFGDHVIRRQRRDLRQSVKRLDREGFRRVHVLRGPEEIDAAVVETEKGWTDKRELTGPFDIVGDVHGCREELEELLTGLGYELARDERGRATGARHPEGRTAVFVGDLVDRGPDSPGVLRLVMGMVADGDALCVSGNHENKLVRVLKGAKARITHGLEVTLEQMAAESDEFRREVLAFCDGLISHYVLDEGRLVVAHAGLKEEYHGRASGRVRSFALYGQTTGESDEYGLPVRLPWARDYRGKAAVVYGHVPTVKAEWLNNTICLDTGCVFGGKLTALRYPERELVEVAAHEVWYEPTRPLQEDVRPGGESSSGTERGPGDTVDITDVGVGASDSGPGLSVATEHGTVRADGGSTLAALEVMSRFAVDPRWLLYLPPTMAPAPTSAEPGLLEHPREAFGSYRGSGIGQVVCQEKHMGSRAVAVLCKDEAAAARRFVPGRTGTLYTRTGRPFFTDPEVQAEVVDRLRQAVTDAGLWEKLGTDWIALDGEVLPWSAKARALIREQYASVGAAARAALPAAAEALAAAAGRGLDVGALADTVARREEQMAEFSRVYRRYSWDTDGAAGLQYAPFMLLAAEGHEYTGTDHLWHMAVAEQLAEASGLVRPTRYLVVDTTDPAACDAAADWWRDLVAAGGEGIVVKPVLGARATGRKGLVQPGLKVRGPEYLRIIYGADYTDPDRLAVLRDRNLGRKTGLAMREHKLGLEALARHARREPLWRVHEPVFTTLALESEPVDPRL; via the coding sequence ATGAGCGACGACGAGAGGGCCGCGGCCACCGCGCCGCGCGTGCTCGGCGTGCCCGAGATGGGGCTCGTCGTGCTGATCGGGGTGTCCGGCTCCGGCAAGTCCACGTTCGCCGCCCGGCACTTTCGCCCCACGCAGGTGATCGGCTCCGACTACTGCCGGGGCCTGGTCAGCGACGACGAGAACGACCAGTCGGCCAGCGCCGACGCGTTCGCGCTGCTGCACACCATCGTGGACATCCGCCTGCGCCGGGGCCTGCTCACGGTCGTGGACGCCACGAACGTGCAGAGCAAGGCCCGCGCGCAGCTCGTGCGGGTGGCCAAGGACAACGACGTGCTGTGCACGGCCATCGTCCTGGACGTGCCCGAGGCCCTGGCCGTCCAGCGCAACCGGGAGCGCCCCGACCGCGATTTCGGCGACCACGTGATCCGCCGCCAGCGGCGCGACCTCAGGCAGAGCGTCAAGCGCCTGGACCGCGAGGGCTTCCGCCGGGTGCACGTCCTGCGCGGCCCCGAGGAGATCGACGCCGCCGTCGTCGAAACGGAGAAGGGCTGGACCGACAAGCGCGAGCTGACCGGGCCCTTCGACATCGTCGGCGACGTGCACGGATGCCGTGAGGAGCTGGAGGAGCTGCTCACCGGCCTCGGCTACGAGCTCGCCCGCGATGAGCGCGGCCGGGCGACGGGCGCCCGCCACCCCGAGGGGCGCACGGCGGTGTTCGTCGGCGACCTCGTGGACCGCGGCCCCGACAGCCCGGGCGTGCTGCGCCTGGTCATGGGCATGGTCGCCGACGGCGACGCCCTGTGCGTGTCGGGCAACCACGAGAACAAGCTCGTGCGCGTGCTCAAGGGCGCCAAGGCCAGGATCACGCACGGCCTGGAGGTGACCCTGGAGCAGATGGCGGCCGAGAGCGACGAGTTCCGCCGCGAGGTCCTGGCCTTCTGCGACGGCCTGATCAGCCACTACGTCCTCGACGAGGGGCGTCTGGTCGTCGCGCACGCCGGCCTGAAGGAGGAGTACCACGGGCGCGCCTCCGGTCGCGTGCGCTCGTTCGCGCTCTACGGCCAGACCACCGGTGAGTCCGACGAGTACGGCCTGCCGGTGCGCCTGCCCTGGGCGCGCGACTACCGGGGCAAGGCGGCGGTCGTCTACGGCCACGTGCCCACGGTCAAGGCCGAGTGGCTCAACAACACCATCTGCCTCGACACCGGCTGCGTGTTCGGCGGCAAGCTCACCGCCCTGCGCTATCCGGAACGGGAACTGGTCGAGGTGGCCGCCCACGAGGTCTGGTACGAGCCGACCCGGCCGCTCCAGGAGGACGTGCGGCCGGGCGGTGAGTCCTCCTCCGGCACGGAGCGGGGCCCTGGCGACACCGTGGACATCACCGACGTGGGCGTGGGCGCGAGCGACTCCGGCCCCGGTCTGTCCGTGGCGACCGAGCACGGCACCGTGCGCGCCGACGGCGGCAGCACCCTGGCCGCCCTGGAGGTGATGAGCCGTTTCGCGGTCGACCCGCGCTGGCTGCTCTACCTGCCGCCGACCATGGCGCCCGCCCCGACCTCCGCCGAGCCCGGCCTGCTGGAGCACCCCCGGGAGGCGTTCGGGTCCTACCGCGGCTCCGGCATCGGCCAGGTCGTGTGCCAGGAGAAGCACATGGGCTCGCGCGCCGTCGCGGTCCTGTGCAAGGACGAGGCCGCCGCCGCGCGCCGGTTCGTGCCGGGGCGGACGGGCACGCTCTACACCCGCACCGGACGCCCCTTCTTCACCGACCCCGAGGTGCAGGCGGAGGTGGTGGACCGGCTCCGCCAGGCCGTCACCGACGCCGGGCTGTGGGAGAAGCTGGGCACCGACTGGATCGCCCTGGACGGGGAGGTGCTCCCGTGGTCGGCCAAGGCCCGGGCCCTGATCCGCGAGCAGTACGCGTCCGTGGGCGCCGCGGCGCGCGCCGCGCTGCCCGCCGCGGCCGAGGCACTGGCCGCGGCCGCCGGGCGGGGCCTGGACGTGGGCGCGCTCGCGGACACGGTGGCGCGCCGCGAGGAGCAGATGGCCGAGTTCAGCCGGGTGTACAGGCGCTACTCCTGGGACACCGACGGCGCGGCCGGACTCCAGTACGCGCCGTTCATGCTGCTGGCGGCCGAGGGCCACGAGTACACCGGAACCGACCACCTGTGGCACATGGCCGTGGCCGAGCAGCTGGCCGAGGCGAGCGGCCTGGTCCGCCCCACCCGCTACCTGGTGGTGGACACCACCGACCCCGCGGCCTGCGACGCCGCCGCCGACTGGTGGCGCGACCTCGTCGCCGCCGGCGGTGAGGGCATCGTCGTCAAGCCGGTCCTGGGCGCCCGTGCCACGGGCCGCAAGGGCCTGGTCCAGCCCGGCCTGAAGGTCCGCGGGCCGGAGTACCTGCGGATCATCTACGGGGCCGACTACACCGACCCCGACCGGCTGGCCGTGCTCAGGGACCGGAACCTGGGCCGCAAGACCGGCCTGGCGATGCGCGAGCACAAGCTCGGGCTGGAGGCGCTGGCGCGCCACGCCCGGCGCGAACCGCTGTGGCGCGTGCACGAGCCGGTGTTCACGACCCTGGCGCTGGAGTCGGAGCCGGTCGACCCCCGGCTGTGA